A single window of Bacteroidetes Order II. bacterium DNA harbors:
- a CDS encoding HDIG domain-containing protein — MPTYEDALTLFHTWTTGESLRKHAYAVEAAVGYYARLFGEDENLWRITALLHDMDYERHKSQEEHPFVGVKVLEELGYPNEVREAILGHATYSGVPRTSHLAQTLFACDELAGFITAIAYMRPDKLNGMEVKSVKKKLKDKAFAAAVSREDIRLGALELGIELEQHIANVITGMQAEAGRLGF, encoded by the coding sequence ATGCCAACCTACGAAGATGCCCTTACCCTTTTTCATACCTGGACTACAGGCGAGAGCCTCCGAAAACATGCCTATGCCGTAGAGGCTGCCGTGGGATATTATGCCCGCCTATTCGGAGAAGATGAAAACCTATGGCGCATCACCGCACTCCTTCACGACATGGATTACGAACGCCATAAATCCCAGGAAGAACATCCATTTGTGGGGGTAAAGGTATTAGAAGAATTGGGGTATCCCAACGAAGTGCGCGAGGCTATTCTGGGACATGCCACCTACTCGGGCGTTCCGCGTACTTCGCACTTGGCCCAAACCCTCTTTGCCTGCGACGAATTGGCCGGGTTCATAACAGCCATAGCCTACATGCGCCCAGATAAACTGAACGGGATGGAGGTCAAATCGGTCAAAAAAAAGCTAAAAGACAAGGCATTTGCCGCCGCCGTTAGCCGCGAAGACATTCGGTTGGGGGCATTGGAACTTGGAATTGAACTGGAACAACACATTGCCAACGTCATTACGGGCATGCAGGCCGAGGCGGGAAGACTGGGGTTCTAA